DNA from Deltaproteobacteria bacterium:
TTCCCAGATCGATGCTTGCAACCTGGTGAGAGAAGACAACCACCAGGGCTATGGCTAGGATAGCCAGCGCTACCATCACCTCCATGAGGGTAAAGCCCCTCTGCCTCATTCCTTCTCCTCAGTCACATATCCCTCATAGATCTTTACTTCGCCGGTGAGGGGAAGGAGTTTTAAGGTAACCACACAACTCCCCTCTAAATGTATGAGGGTATTTTCCACCCAGCCGGTGGGGGAAAACTGCGTATAGGGAACCCCTTCTTTATATTCACCACGGGGGGTAACGACATCTTTAAAGCTCACCCCTGGAGGGAGGTGAAGGGGGCGGGTAAGGACCTCCCTTTCTTCCATAAACTCCCCCTCACCGTTCTGACAGCTCACCCAGCATACCCCCTGGGAGAGGTCGTAATTCAATCTATACGGCACCCTGGTCGAGGCGGACATTCCGGCCAGATATCTCACTACCCCTCGGATCTGCCTGATGGCCTTGTTGGTGTCTCCGTGGGAGAGAAATAGCTGAAGCCTGGGGACGGCAATGGTGGCAAAGAGGGCCAGGATGAAGAGAACCACCACCAGCTCAAGGAGGGTGAAGGCCCTGCTATTCCAAGTCCCAGTTCTCGACATCGGCATATTTCCCCTCTCCCCCGTCCTCACCATCCGGGCCATAGGACTCCAGATCGAAGTCCTCGCTGTGGATTCCCGGGGATATATAGACGTAGGGGTTGCTCCAGGGGTCGAGGGGAACCTTCCCCTTCTCCAGATACCCCCCCTCCCTCCATCGCTTGGGGATGGGTTCGATGGTGGGCTTTTCCACCAGGGCATTGAGTCCCTGTTCAGTAGTGGGGTAGGTGCCGGTATCGAGATAATAGAGCTTGAGGGCCTGTTCGATCTGTTGGATCTGCATCTTGGCCTTGAGCCGACGGGCCTCTTCAGGTCTGCCCATGATCTTGGGGATGATGAGCCCGGCCAAAATCCCCAAGATGACCACCACCACCATCAGTTCAATTAAAGTAAATCCTTTCGCGTCTCGCCAAACCATACCCTTCTCCTGAATTTTTGAGAAAATGATAGCACCATTCTCCCCTTCAGACAAGGGGGGGCTCTGTTGATGGTCTACCCATTTCCTTGATCGATAGCATATGTTTGTAGTAGAATAAATTTAAATAAAATGGGGGAGAAGATCTTACCTGTACAAATTGCTGTCGACGTACAGAGAGATGATGTGCGGATTATCACGGCTTACCAGCCAGATCCATCTGAGTGGAGCGAAGATCTACCCACTTTTTCCTCTTAATCTATAGACAAGGTGCATAAGAACACCCTTGGAGGCTAAATAATGGGCACCTTCTGGGAACCTCTTTCCATAACTAGCTACCCCCCGTTAAGGTCTTACCTCACCTCCAGATCCAGCGCCCAGTCTGAGCCAGGATAGTAGGGTGGGGTGTCCAGGTCCCAGCCAGTAACAGAGTCATATATCGCTCCCTCTTTATGCAGGATTTCATAGTTTGTATCATCGGCCTTGAGCTCCATATCCACTGCATAACCGGTACCAGCATAGTAGGGTGGTTCTGACAACACCCAACCCCCATCAGTAGACCACAGGGCGCCATCCTGATGCAGGATGACATAGTGGGACCCATATGCCTTCAGCTCCAGATCTTTGGCATAGGGTGTGCCTGGGTAGTAGGGAGGGATGCCCATGTCCCAGCCGGAAGCAGAATCATAGACCGCCCCCTCCTGGTGCAGGATCAGATAGTTGTCAGCGGTCCGGTACTCCAGATCCACAGCATAGCCTGTGCCTGAGTAGTAGGGAGGGGTGCTTAAATCCCAGCCAGACACACTATTCCAGATCGCCCCATCAGTGTGCAAAATACTGTAGGAGCCATCGGGCAGCAGTTTTGCCTTTCTGGCATATTCTGTACCAGCGTAATATGGTGGTGTGCCCAGCTCCCAACCATCTGTACTGATCCATAAAGCCCCATCTTTGTGCAAGATGCCGTAGGAGCCGTTAGGGTGGGGCTCCAGGTCTCGGGCATATTCAGTGCCAGGGTAATATGGAGGTGTGCCCAGCTCCCAGCCTGTATCAGAGAACCACACCGCCCCATCTTTGTGGAGGATACAAGGGGTGGGAGCCGTGCTGTCATACTCATAGGCACCCATGTCCACAACGGCATCGAGGTCACCATCTCCGTCTACCACCCGGCGGTTGCCGTCCATATCAGTATAGGGGAGGAGATAGGGGGGGTCATTGTCGCCCGCATCGATGCAGGGGGAGGTGGATACCAGGTGATAGTCGTCGCCGCCGACAAAGAGGGGGTCTGTATTAAGGTTGTTTGCCTGGTTAAAAGTGCCACTTACGTGATTGACACCATTAAAATCGCTGTAGTAAACATCAGACCTTGACTGGGTTCCCCCAAGAGCGATAGTGAGGTCTGCTCCAGGGCTCGCAGTGTTTCCGTAAAGGATGGTATTGTACATCCCAAGGATAGAAGTCGTTCCTGAAACACCATCATCATTCACTACTACTCCCCCACCACCTAGGGATGTATTATAAGAGGTATTCCCCGTTATCGTGCTGTTGAGGATGACACACCGTGTGCTGCTATCATCCTGGGCCCAGATGTCTATACCACCGCCCTCTCTGTCTGCTTCGTTGTCGTATATCAGTGAGTTGACGATAAACACCTCTAAATCTCCTGGAATGGATGGATCACCACCATCATCAGAACCGAGGTACATTCCGCCGCCGACACCAGAGCCCGTAGTAGCACAGTCCCTCACAATGACATTGGTAAATCGTGCTCTGATTTGGGCACCAAAGGGAAGTATGCAGATTCCACCTCCATGACCATAAGTACACTCGCAGTCCTGCACAATCACATCTTCAAACGTGATGTCCATTGGTTGTTCAGCGCTGGTATGTGCTCGGACACACCCGCCCCAATCATGGGTGCCGTTCTGCAAGGTGATGTTTTGTACGGTAATATCCGCTTCCCACGACATATACGATACCCTCAATACCCTACCAGTACCCCCCCCATCAACGACGGTAAGGGACGGGTCCCGCGTCCGGGTGCTGAAGTTAGCGCTCCAGCCCCCTGAAACGGTGATGCTCTTGGTGTTAATGGTAAGATTTTCACTATAGGTCCCCTCGGTAACCCGTACCCGGTCTCCATCTACTGCGGCATCAATCGCCGACTGAATGGTAGTATAGGGACAGGTGGGACAGACATCAAGGTCCGCCGCCACAGCCACACCCCCTACAAATAATGGACACATTAACAATACCAGAAATAATAGCCTTCCCATCTCATCTCCCTCCTTTCTCTTCTTCAATCCTCAATCTCCTCAAAGCCCTTGCAAACACACCGCTGCCCAGCCACTTCCTGCCACACCCAAAACCGACAAACATATTGGTAGGGAAACAAATCTCTTCTTTTTTGACCCTCCTCTCCTTTTAGCCCTTCCCCACTATCTTACCTCACCTCCAGATCTACTGCCCACTCAGTACCTGGGTAATACGGTGGGGTGTCCAGGTCCCAGCCAGTGACAGAGTCATATATCGCTCCCTCTTTATGCAGGATTTCGTAGTTTGTATCATCGGCCTTGAGCTCCAAGTCCACCGCATAACCGGTGCCCTTATAGTAAGGGGGGGTTGACAACACCCAGCCACCATCAGTAGACCACAGGGCGCCATCCTGATGCAGGATGACATAGTTTTTCCCATCAGACATCAGCTCTAGATCCATAGCATAGGCTGATCCACGGTAATAGGGGGGGGTATTGGTATTCCAACCCAAGGCACTGTCATAAACAGCTCCATCCTTATGCAGTATCAAATAACTGCCACCTGATCTATACTCCAGATCTAGAGCATAACCGCTTCCTTTATAATATGGGGGACAGGCGAGAGTCCAACCAGCAGACCTATTCCAGAGGGCCCCATCTCGGTGTAGGATAGTGTAAGAACCATCAAATTTTAGCTCCAAGTCCTTAGCATAGCATGTATCGGGATAATAGGGAGGAGTAGTAACAATCCAGCCAAAAGTCCTGTCCCACACCACCCCGTCCTTATGCAGGATCAGGTAACTGCCATCT
Protein-coding regions in this window:
- a CDS encoding type II secretion system protein, whose product is MSRTGTWNSRAFTLLELVVVLFILALFATIAVPRLQLFLSHGDTNKAIRQIRGVVRYLAGMSASTRVPYRLNYDLSQGVCWVSCQNGEGEFMEEREVLTRPLHLPPGVSFKDVVTPRGEYKEGVPYTQFSPTGWVENTLIHLEGSCVVTLKLLPLTGEVKIYEGYVTEEKE
- the gspG gene encoding type II secretion system major pseudopilin GspG; this translates as MVWRDAKGFTLIELMVVVVILGILAGLIIPKIMGRPEEARRLKAKMQIQQIEQALKLYYLDTGTYPTTEQGLNALVEKPTIEPIPKRWREGGYLEKGKVPLDPWSNPYVYISPGIHSEDFDLESYGPDGEDGGEGKYADVENWDLE